Proteins encoded in a region of the Amia ocellicauda isolate fAmiCal2 chromosome 19, fAmiCal2.hap1, whole genome shotgun sequence genome:
- the c8a gene encoding complement component C8 alpha chain isoform X1: MQPGQSCSGVQVPVTAMILRAMCSPGGSFFLLLCLSQWVWVQAVDTLCSPAEGSRQNHTGRTPRSVGRPAAVDCSLGQWSPWTMCSACEGKKHQYRSLERPAQFGGAQCAGVQWAERACTADTPCQRQDGCGDAFSCKETGRCISRRLLCNGDQDCQDGSDEDDCGDPDEQDSFCKRLFPIPGSERVVRGYNVLTEDFVLNTMDPVYYGGFCEYVYNGDWRELVYDAFCEHIYYNDDEKYYRKPYNFLSYRFMAQVDSGSSSEFYDDAVSLLRARKQGDSFKIGFTFGIEKFELGASYHRDSESLRNLTRYTDQNMGFVRILSKVQTAQFRMKSDGLVLTEDMQQALAELPDQYNYGMYSKFINNYGTHYVTSGTMGGVLEYILVVDKKHMEQTEITADQIRHCAALSLGFNIKAGLKLSITPKYCNDKAFTTSAGTSSSSLIKDGISLVRGGDMGSSGGLLAAFNENTYRHWGKSLKYNPTLIEFETLPIYELVRASTAVALGAKVQHLRRAWGEYLQEFSACRCQPCRNNGQPLLDGQACRCLCPQGYDGAACQETQRTGPTHGQWSCWSGWSSCQSGQRTRSRECNNPAPLAGGHRCLGRASQTQGC, translated from the exons CAGACAGAACCACACCGGGAGGACACCGCGGTCAGTCGGCCGACCAGCTGCGGTGGACTGTAGTCTGGGCCAGTGGTCACCATGGACCATGTGTTCAGCCTGTGAAGGCAAGAAG CACCAGTACCGGTCTCTGGAGCGGCCGGCCCAGTTCGGCGGTGCCCAGTGTGCAGGGGTGCAGTGGGCGGAGAGAGCCTGCACCGCGGACACACCATGCCAGCGCCAGGATGGGTGCGGGGACGCCTTCTCCTGCAAGGAGACAG GGCGCTGTATCAGCCGCAGGTTGCTGTGTAACGGGGACCAGGACTGCCAGGACGGATCGGACGAGGATGACTGTGGAGACCCAGACGAGCAAGACAGCTTCTGCAAACGGCTGTTCCCCATCCCCGGCTCAGAGAGGGTCGTTCGAGG TTATAATGTTTTAACCGAAGACTTCGTCCTCAACACCATGGACCCGGTTTACTACGGGGGGTTTTGTGAATACGTCTACAATGGCGATTGGAGGGAGCTGGTCTACGACGCTTTCTGTGAACACATCTACTACAACGACGACGAGAAGTATTATCGGAAGCCCTACAACTTCCTCTCCTACCGCTTCATG GCCCAGGTGGACTCCGGAAGCTCCTCCGAATTCTACGACGACGCCGTGAGCTTGTTGAGAGCGAGGAAGCAGGGGGATTCCTTCAAGATCGGATTCACCTTCGGAATCGAGAAGTTCGAACTTGGCGCTTCTTATCATCGGGATTCCGAGTCCCTGAGGAACCTTACGCGATACACCGATCAG AACATGGGATTTGTACGGATTTTGTCAAAAGTCCAAACTGCGCAGTTTCGGATGAAAAGCGATGGTTTGGTCCTGACTGAAGACATGCAGCAGGCTCTAGCAGAACTCCCAGATCAATACAACTATGGGATGTACTCCAAATTCATCAATAACTATGGGACCCACTATGTCACCTCTGGCACCATGGGGGGTGTTCTCGAGTACATCTTGGTTGTTGACAAGAAACACATGGAGCAAACCG AGATCACAGCGGACCAGATCAGACACTGCGCTGCCTTGTCTCTAGGATTCAATATCAAAGCAGGACTTAAATTGTCTATCACGCCAAAGTATTGCAACGACAAAGCTTTCACGACCTCAG CGGGGACGTCGAGCAGCAGTTTAATTAAAGACGGCATCAGTCTGGTCCGGGGCGGAGACATGGGGAGCAGCGGGGGGTTGCTGGCCGCCTTCAATGAGAACACGTACAGGCACTGGGGCAAATCGCTCAAATACAACCCCACGCTCATTGAGTTTGAG ACGCTGCCGATATACGAGCTGGTCCGCGCCAGCACGGCCGTCGCACTGGGGGCCAAGGTGCAGCACCTGCGGCGGGCATGGGGGGAATACCTGCAGGAGTTCAGTGCCTGCCGCTGTCAGCCCTGCCGGAACAACGGGCAGCCCCTGCTCGACGGGCAGGCCTGCCGCTGTCTGTGTCCGCAGGGCTACGACGGAGCGGCCTGCCAGGAGACCCAGAGGACAG GCCCCACACACGGACAGTGGAGCTGCTGGAGCGGCTGGTCGTCCTGTCAGTCGGGACAGAGGACGCGCAGCAGAGAGTGTAACAACCCTGCCCCTCTTGCCGGGGGCCACCGCTGCCTGGGCAGGGCCTCGCAGACGCAGGGCTGTTAG
- the c8a gene encoding complement component C8 alpha chain isoform X2, producing MQPGQSCSGVQVPVTAMILRAMCSPGGSFFLLLCLSQWVWVQAVDTLCSPAEGRQNHTGRTPRSVGRPAAVDCSLGQWSPWTMCSACEGKKHQYRSLERPAQFGGAQCAGVQWAERACTADTPCQRQDGCGDAFSCKETGRCISRRLLCNGDQDCQDGSDEDDCGDPDEQDSFCKRLFPIPGSERVVRGYNVLTEDFVLNTMDPVYYGGFCEYVYNGDWRELVYDAFCEHIYYNDDEKYYRKPYNFLSYRFMAQVDSGSSSEFYDDAVSLLRARKQGDSFKIGFTFGIEKFELGASYHRDSESLRNLTRYTDQNMGFVRILSKVQTAQFRMKSDGLVLTEDMQQALAELPDQYNYGMYSKFINNYGTHYVTSGTMGGVLEYILVVDKKHMEQTEITADQIRHCAALSLGFNIKAGLKLSITPKYCNDKAFTTSAGTSSSSLIKDGISLVRGGDMGSSGGLLAAFNENTYRHWGKSLKYNPTLIEFETLPIYELVRASTAVALGAKVQHLRRAWGEYLQEFSACRCQPCRNNGQPLLDGQACRCLCPQGYDGAACQETQRTGPTHGQWSCWSGWSSCQSGQRTRSRECNNPAPLAGGHRCLGRASQTQGC from the exons ACAGAACCACACCGGGAGGACACCGCGGTCAGTCGGCCGACCAGCTGCGGTGGACTGTAGTCTGGGCCAGTGGTCACCATGGACCATGTGTTCAGCCTGTGAAGGCAAGAAG CACCAGTACCGGTCTCTGGAGCGGCCGGCCCAGTTCGGCGGTGCCCAGTGTGCAGGGGTGCAGTGGGCGGAGAGAGCCTGCACCGCGGACACACCATGCCAGCGCCAGGATGGGTGCGGGGACGCCTTCTCCTGCAAGGAGACAG GGCGCTGTATCAGCCGCAGGTTGCTGTGTAACGGGGACCAGGACTGCCAGGACGGATCGGACGAGGATGACTGTGGAGACCCAGACGAGCAAGACAGCTTCTGCAAACGGCTGTTCCCCATCCCCGGCTCAGAGAGGGTCGTTCGAGG TTATAATGTTTTAACCGAAGACTTCGTCCTCAACACCATGGACCCGGTTTACTACGGGGGGTTTTGTGAATACGTCTACAATGGCGATTGGAGGGAGCTGGTCTACGACGCTTTCTGTGAACACATCTACTACAACGACGACGAGAAGTATTATCGGAAGCCCTACAACTTCCTCTCCTACCGCTTCATG GCCCAGGTGGACTCCGGAAGCTCCTCCGAATTCTACGACGACGCCGTGAGCTTGTTGAGAGCGAGGAAGCAGGGGGATTCCTTCAAGATCGGATTCACCTTCGGAATCGAGAAGTTCGAACTTGGCGCTTCTTATCATCGGGATTCCGAGTCCCTGAGGAACCTTACGCGATACACCGATCAG AACATGGGATTTGTACGGATTTTGTCAAAAGTCCAAACTGCGCAGTTTCGGATGAAAAGCGATGGTTTGGTCCTGACTGAAGACATGCAGCAGGCTCTAGCAGAACTCCCAGATCAATACAACTATGGGATGTACTCCAAATTCATCAATAACTATGGGACCCACTATGTCACCTCTGGCACCATGGGGGGTGTTCTCGAGTACATCTTGGTTGTTGACAAGAAACACATGGAGCAAACCG AGATCACAGCGGACCAGATCAGACACTGCGCTGCCTTGTCTCTAGGATTCAATATCAAAGCAGGACTTAAATTGTCTATCACGCCAAAGTATTGCAACGACAAAGCTTTCACGACCTCAG CGGGGACGTCGAGCAGCAGTTTAATTAAAGACGGCATCAGTCTGGTCCGGGGCGGAGACATGGGGAGCAGCGGGGGGTTGCTGGCCGCCTTCAATGAGAACACGTACAGGCACTGGGGCAAATCGCTCAAATACAACCCCACGCTCATTGAGTTTGAG ACGCTGCCGATATACGAGCTGGTCCGCGCCAGCACGGCCGTCGCACTGGGGGCCAAGGTGCAGCACCTGCGGCGGGCATGGGGGGAATACCTGCAGGAGTTCAGTGCCTGCCGCTGTCAGCCCTGCCGGAACAACGGGCAGCCCCTGCTCGACGGGCAGGCCTGCCGCTGTCTGTGTCCGCAGGGCTACGACGGAGCGGCCTGCCAGGAGACCCAGAGGACAG GCCCCACACACGGACAGTGGAGCTGCTGGAGCGGCTGGTCGTCCTGTCAGTCGGGACAGAGGACGCGCAGCAGAGAGTGTAACAACCCTGCCCCTCTTGCCGGGGGCCACCGCTGCCTGGGCAGGGCCTCGCAGACGCAGGGCTGTTAG
- the c8b gene encoding complement component C8 beta chain, translating into MSVLHISLKKLSIFFLALLYLLHLTSCCKEVQGHPYNASRRALYKGRWTRSAESPPEPVDCQLSEWSEWSRCDPCQKKRYRYTTLQQLSQFGGEPCTSSGQDEESCVPTASCRDRTRCEGFVCSVTGRCIPLWLKCNGDDDCGDQSDERDCRKVSKACKTEVEEYWGIENLGKGLNILNGNLEGVVIDNRYYAGSCLPQYMYNTRFRKPFNLQDYILETKGTHEFVLNEYESYSSYEKDTLTAHSSQKSVSIGISFPGVFEFGFNYQDAKFRTTVEKTRRFSGTKNSFIRAYSKLEVAKYRLKSRDLMLHYEFFRRLRALPVEYSYGEYRQIFRDYGTHYITEATLGGEYEYTVVVNQENIEHLGYKLSDVKNCVEAGVKVGAKIKGVYVSFGMMGGSCPSLLKELGDSTAQKKFVEDFIVVVKGGASEFTSRLAYKKLPTPELMQEWGDAVQYNPDFIETKIEPLFELVKSSDFANAITLKRNLRQALGEYLAESSSCRCLPCLNNGLAVMKGTRCECVCPVGFQGQACEVTQRTGVAVDGSWSCWSPWSACSSQTQRRTRTCTNPAPQNGGVACSGIQEETGTCK; encoded by the exons CAAGGAGGTCCAGGGGCACCCTTACAACGCCAGCAGAAGGGCTCTGTACAAAGGGCGCTGGACCCGGTCAGCTGAATCTCCTCCCGAGCCTGTGGACTGCCAGCTCTCTGAGTGGTCTGAGTGGAGCCGCTGTGACCCGTGCCAGAAGAAGAGA TACCGTTACACCACTCTGCAGCAGCTGTCCCAGTTCGGAGGGGAGCCCTGCACCAGCAGCGGCCAAGACGAGGAGTCCTGCGTCCCCACGGCCTCCTGCAGGGACCGCACACGGTGTGAGGGTTTCGTCTGCTCAGTCACAG GCCGGTGCATCCCTCTGTGGCTCAAGTGCAATGGAGACGATGATTGCGGGGATCAGTCTGACGAGCGGGACTGCAGGAAAGTGTCCAAGGCCTGCAAGACTGAGGTGGAGGAGTACTGGGGCATCGAGAACTTGGGCAAAGG GTTAAATATACTGAACGGTAACTTGGAAGGCGTAGTTATTGATAACAGATACTACGCTGGCAGCTGCTTACCCcagtatatgtacaatacaaggTTTAGAAAACCCTTCAATTTGCAGGACTACATCCTTGAG ACAAAAGGAACACACGAGTTTGTCCTGAACGAATACGAGTCATACTCCAGTTACGAGAAAGACACACTGACAGCACACAGCTCCCAGAAGAGTGTCTCCATCGGGATTTCATTTCCGGGTGTCTTCGAGTTTGGGTTCAACTACCAAGACGCTAAATTCAGGACGACGGTGGAGAAGACACGACGCTTTTCCGGAACA AAAAACAGTTTCATCCGTGCCTATTCCAAGCTGGAGGTGGCCAAGTACAGGCTGAAGTCCCGGGATCTGATGTTGCACTACGAGTTCTTCCGTCGGCTCCGCGCCCTCCCGGTGGAGTACAGCTACGGGGAGTACCGGCAGATCTTCAGGGACTACGGCACACACTACATCACCGAGGCCACGCTGGGGGGCGAGTACGAGTACACGGTTGTGGTCAACCAGGAGAACATCGAGCATTTAG GGTACAAGCTGAGTGATGTCAAGAACTGTGTGGAAGCCGGCGTGAAGGTGGGCGCCAAAATCAAGGGTGTCTACGTGAGCTTCGGAATGATGGGTGGCAGCTGCCCCAGCCTGCTGAAGGAACTGGGAG acaGCACCGCGCAGAAGAAGTTTGTCGAAGACTTTATCGTGGTGGTGAAGGGCGGTGCCAGCGAGTTCACGTCCAGGCTGGCATACAAGAAGCTGCCCACCCCCGAGCTAATGCAGGAGTGGGGCGACGCCGTGCAGTACAACCCAGACTTCATCGAGACCAAG ATCGAGCCCTTGTTCGAGCTGGTGAAGTCCTCCGATTTCGCCAATGCCATCACCCTCAAGAGGAACCTGCGCCAAGCCCTGGGGGAGTACCTGGCGGAGAGCAGCAGCTGCCGTTGCCTCCCCTGTCTCAATAACGGCCTGGCAGTCATGAAGG GCACCAGGTGCGAGTGCGTGTGTCCGGTGGGGTTCCAGGGCCAGGCCTGTGAAGTGACACAAAGAACAG GGGTTGCGGTGGACGGCAGCTGGAGTTGCTGGTCTCCATGGTCAGCCTGCAGCAGCCAGACGCAGCGCCGGACTCGCACCTGCACCAACCCCGCCCCGCAGAACGGGGGGGTGGCCTGCTCGGGGATACAGGAGGAGACGGGGACGTGCAAGTGA